The DNA sequence CACAGCACGGAGATGGCCATCAAATGCGCGCCGGGGCTCGACTACTCCGGGTGGGAAGGGTTGGTCAGCATCGCCAGCGTCGATGGCGGGGTGAAGGAGGCGTGCCTCTACACCCCGGGATTGGCCGGTGCGGAGACGCGCGAGGCGGTAATTATTCACCACGGAGAGGTCGATCGGATCACCGATCTCGAGCCGGATGATGTCACAGCCGGCGCCCCAGGCAAGTACCTCATCGACCCGGACGGGGCCGTGGTGCGCGCCGGGCTCGTGCGGCATTATGCCCACCGGGAGGGGCTGTGGATGCTCGATGAGCGCATCGCCTACCTCACCGGCGATCGCATTCCGGCTGGTAGAAGCGGTTTCCAGATCGTGGAGGTCGTTGCGTTGAAAAAGCTCAAAGCCGCGCTGCAGGCACATGATGCGGGAAGCGTGGAAATCCTCGTCCGCGGCGTCAATGTCGACCCGGATGTCTTGCGCAAGAAGCTCAAACTCACGGGCTCGCAGCCGATGGCGGTGGTGTGCACGCGGATCGGTCGGCAGGGAGTGGCTCTGATCTGCCATGCTCGACAGGCGTAGGATGCACCTCTAAACCCCTTGATAGAAAGGTGACACAACCCGATGCCCACCATCGTCGCGCTGGTTAAGCACGTGCCCGATACCTGGTCGCTCAAGACCCTGGAAGGTGACAACACCCTCGACCGTGTCAACGTTGACTCTGTTATTGATGAGATCAATGAATACGCCATGGAGCTGGCGCTGCAGTTGCGCGATGCTCAGGAAGGCTACCGCGTCGTCGCCCTCACTGTCGGCCCGGATGGCGCTGATGAGGCGTTGCGCAAGGCGCTGGCCATGGGGGCCGATGACGCCGTGCATGTCCGCGATGAGGCCATCGCCGGTTCCGATGTCATGGGCACCACGTGGATTATCACCAACGCCCTCAACACCATCGACGATGTGGCGATTATTGTCGCCGGAAATTCCTCCTCCGATGGTGCGATGGGCGCTCTCCCGGGCATTTTGGCGGAATACCGCCAGGTCCCCGCGTTGACCAACGTCCGCTCGGCAACCCTTGATGGTTCGACCGTGACGGCCGTGCGGGAGTCCGCGGAGGGCCACTACGAGCTGTCGGCGCCGCTGCCGGTCATCCTCTCCGTGACAGATAAGGCCGCCAAGCCGCGCTTCCCCAACTTCAAGGGCCTCATGGCAGCGAAGAAGCACGAGATCACCGTGCTCGACCTCGCGGCCATCGGTGTCGCCCCGGAGCAGGTGGGCCTGGCGCATTCCTCCACCGCGGTCACCGCTGCCACGACCCGACCGGCGCGCACTGCGGGCGAGGTTATCCGTGGAGACGACACTGCCGCTCAGATCGCTGAGTATCTCGTCGCCGAGAAGTTCCTCTAATCCTCGACCACTCTAAGGAGCCACATCACCATGTCTACTGTTTATGTCCTGGTCGAGCCGAACTCTCCCGTCACCGCTGAGCTGATCACGGCCGCGCGGGTGCTCGGCGAGGTCACCGCCGTTACCACCGATCAGGCCGCCGCACCGGAGCTCGCTGAGTTGGGCGCCACCACCGTCGTCGTGGCGACCGCGCCCGACGCCGACACCCGGCTTATCCTCCCGCAGGTCGATGCCCTGTCCATGTTGGCCGCCGGCAACCCCGGCCCCATTGTCATCGCCGCTGGTCCGACTGGCAATGAGATCGCCGGTCGTCTCGCCGCCCGCCTCGCCTCCGGCGTGCTTTGCGACGTCGTCGGGATCAACGCCGATCGCACCGCCGCGCAGTCCGTGTTCGGCGATTCCGTGCAGGTCTCTGCGGCCGTTGGCGGTGCGAGCCCCATCTACACCCTGCGTCCCGGCGCGGTCGAGCCCGCCCCGATCCCGGCGGCTGGCACGGTGTCTTTGCTGCAGCTGCCCGCTGCCACCGCCAAGGATGCGGTGGTCACCTCCTTCACCCCGGCGGAGCGGGGCGACCGTCCCGAGCTCGCCCAGGCGAAAATCGTCATTGCTGGTGGCCGCGGCGTGGGATCGGCCGAGGGCTTCACCGACCTCGTGGAGAAGCTGGCCGATGCCCTCGGCGGCGCCGTCGGCGCGACGCGCGATGCCGTCGATTTGGAGTACTACGACGGTGCCTACCAAATCGGCCAGACTGGCGTCACCGTGTCCCCGGATCTCTACATCGGCCTGGGTATCTCGGGCGCGATTCAGCACACCTCGGGCATGCAGACCGCCCGCAAGATCGTGGTCATCAACAACGATGAGGATGCCCCGATTTTCCAGATCGCGGACCTGGGCATCGTCGGCGATGTCAATGAGATCGTTCCCGCCCTCGTCGCGGAGATCGCCGCCCGCCGCTCATGACGCACTTTCTCGACCACGCCGCCACCATGCCAATGCGCCAGGTGGCCATCGATGCCTGGGTCACCCATGCCCAGGCACTGAATCCGGGTAGCCAATATGGTTCGGGTCGGCAGGCGCGCAGCGTGTTGGACACGGCCCGCGAGCGCATCGCCGAGCTGCTCGGGGCCGATCCGATCGAGGTCATCTTCACCGCCTCGGGCACGGAGGCCGACAACCTCGCCGTCACCGGGTTGTACGCGGCGAGCCCGCTGGATCGCATCATCACCACCCCGATTGAGCATCCGGCGGTCTTGGCCACCGTCCGGGCTACGGGTGCCACCGTGGACCTGCTGCCGGTGGATGCCGGCGGACACGTCCATGACCTCTCGCTGTTGGACACCCCGGCCGCCCTGGTCGCCTGCATGTGGGCCAACAACGAAACGGGCGCGATCCAGCCGGTCGCCTCGATCGTCGAGGCGGCGGGGGAGACCCCGGTTCATGTGGATGCCGTCCAGGTCGCCGGGCGCCTGCCCATCGATTTCCACGCTCTCGGTGCCACCACCTTGGCGGCCAGTGCCCACAAGTTCGGCGGTCCACGCGGTGCGGGCCTGCTGCTCACTCGTCGCTCGCCGGCCCCGCTGCCGGTTCTCCACGGCGGCGGACAGGAGCGGGGCATTCGTCCCGGCACCCTCGATGTCGCTTCCGCCGCCGCCATCGCCGCAGCGTTGGAGGAGGCCGTGGGCGAGATGGATGCCGAGATCCTGCGCCTGTCAGGGCTCCGCGATCGCCTGCGCTCCGGGATCTGCGAGCTCGTCCCCGACGTCATCGTTCACACCGCGGAGCCCGCCCTTCCCGGGCACCTGCACCTATCGTTTCCCGGGGCGGAGGGCGATAGTCTCATCATGCTGCTCGACCAGGCGGGGATCGAGGCCTCCACTGGATCGGCCTGCTCCAGCGGCGTCAACCGCGCCAGCGATGTCTTGCTGGCAGCCGGGGTCAGCGACTATGTGGCCCGTGGCGCCGTGCGCTTTACCCTCGGGCGCGAGACGACCGATGAGACTGTTGACGCCGTGCTCGCCGTCATCGCGGACGTGGTGTCCCGCGCCCGCCTCGCCGGGATGGCCGGCTAGCTCGCCGTTTCCTCTTCGCGCTGGGAGGCCGCCCACACCCGGATGGCCTCCATCGCGTCCTTGGCCTTGAGCTGGGGCAGATAGCAGCTGGACACCGCCAGGCCGATGGCCGGCAGCGAGAGTTCATCGCGGTAGCACAAGAACCACGAGTGGTGCTCGGGGTGGAACTTGTATTTTGAGGCGGCCAGGGAGCGGAAGCCGTAGAGCGGCTCCATGGTCTCGCCGACTTTGTCCAAGGTGACGTCGAGAAGCCCGCGGGACTCGGCCACCTCGGAGGTTGCCAGCGGGGCGCCGGAGAGCGAGATCCACTGGAGCCCTTCCGCCGCGGCAATGAGCAGGGCCTCGGCCAGCAGGTATTCGATGACGGGCCGGAAGCCCTCGGCATTGCGGCGCATCACATCGAGGGTGTAGCCGACCACGTGGCCCTTCTCGTAGACGGGCAGCCAGCTGGTAATGCCGTGGAGGGTGCCGTCCTCGCCCACGGCGAGCAACATCTTGGTCCCGTCGATTCCCAGCTCGGGGACTGCACCGAGCGTGAAGCCCATCTCGGGCAGGGATTTTTCTGATACCCACTGCTCGGACAGCTCGATGATCTTCTCGCGCAGTTCCGGGCCCGCGTCCTCCCACGTTGTCCAGACGGTGGAGATGCCCTCTTTGGGCGCGCGGTTTCGGGCGGTGCGGATGTTCTGGAATTTCTTGCCCTTGAACTCGGTGTCGGCGGTGGACAGGATTGATTCCTCGGCCACGTGCACCTGTTGGAATCCGCGGGAGGAGCGCTCCTCGGCGAAATCGGCCGACACGGAGTACCAGGCGGGCTGCCAACCTTGGGAGGTGGCGAAGGTTTCGAATTGGTCCGCGACCTCGTCCCGGTTGCCCTCGGCTCCGACGATGGGGCCGCCGACGGTCACCGCGATGCCGTTGTGCACCCGGTAGGCGACATAGCCGTCCTCGGCGAACCAGTATTGGTTGTTGTCCCACAGGGTCATCCAGGACAGGTGGTCGCCGGTGCCGGACTCGAGGATCTGCTGCGCGCGGGCCTGGTCAGCGGCGGTTGAGCGGTTGGGTACGCTCATGAGCAATCGGTAGAGCGCGTAGGCGGTGACCAGCCAGAATACGACCCCGACCCAGCTGTACAGCGCCCACGTGGCCGAGGTGGTGGGGATGAGATAGTAGGTGTAGAGCTGCCCCAGCGCCGGCGGGAGGAAGCGGTTGGGCAATTCCTCGAACGCGAGCGCCCAGGTCGCGGTCGTGTGGAAGCCGCCACGCAGCACCATGGCACCGATGAGCCAGGCCGCGGCAGTGAGCACCCAGGTGCCGACGACGAGGCCTGCACCGCGGGCGAGACGCGAGACGTCGATACGCACGGCGAACAGTCGACGGGTGAGGATGAGCAGGAGAGTGACCAGCAGCCACGGTGCCACGATGAGGAGCAGGTTGATAATGAGCAGGGCTCCGTCGGGCGCGTCGCTGAGCAGGTAGAGCTGGTTGAGGACGGCGAACATGGTGACCAGCTGGGCGGCGATGGACAGCCACCAAGCGAGGCGTCGTCCGCGCATGAGGCCAAGCGCGATGACGACCTGCAGGATCAGGGGCATGAGGTTGGCCAGCAGGGAACCGAAGCCGGATTGCTGGAGCATGAGGATGGCATCGGTGCATTCGCGGCTGCTGCTGTCCAACGCGCAGAGGAAGTAGGCCTGGTCCTCGGAGATGTCCGGCTGCCAGATGAAGGATGTCACTGCTGCGAACGGACCCTCCGCCCGGGGGTTGAGCCCGGCGAGGACGGGGCCGAGCGAGGCGGCGATGACGATGACGGTGACGAGGATGCGGCCCTCACGCAGGGAGACAGACATGGAGGGGCGGGTGCGGCCTTGGAACCATAGCCGCCCGGCGAGAATGCCGCCGATGGTGGCGATCCAGGCGACGACATCGGACAGCGTCCCGGTGAAGAGCAGCAAGGTGGTGGCGAGGGTGACCAGGATGAGCCGGGTGCGGCGGCGCCACAGCAGCGGCATAGCGCCCGAGGCGACGGCCAGGGTGCCGAAGATCCACGGGGAGGGGGAGAGGAACGTATCTTGCAGCAGCTCGGTACCCCAGTGGTTGAGGCCGGTGCTATCGATCGGGGCGGCAAGGACGACGCCCAGGGGGGTGGCGATGGCGTAGGACGCCAACGCCACGAGCGCGAAACGCCGGGTACCCAGGACCCGCTCGGCGGGCAGGGCGAAGGCGAGGATGCCCAAGGTGGCCAGCAGTGCCCCGCCGCGTGTCGACGCCGTCAATCCTGCCGTCAGCAGGTGCGTATCCAGAAGGTAGAGAGGTCGGCTGATGCCCAAGGTGGCCAGGAGATCATCGGTGTTGGGGCCGACCATCTCCCGGAGGATCCACAACACGGCCAGCAACAGAAGGCTCAGGGGGGCGAAGCGAAAGGTCTTTCCGACCTGACGGAGGGCATACTGCAGTTTTTCTTTCATACCAGTTCGTCTCTCGGGGTTATAGGCCACCGCGCTGGGCGGCCCACTCGAAGGTCTCTACCAATGCCACGCGCCACACCTGATAGGAGTGTCCGCCGGGGACCGTCTCATACGTGGTGGTCATTCCGGCTTTCTGCGCGAGATCGTTGAGGTGCTGCAGGGCTTCCTCTGCGGATGGGTCATCCTCACCGGCGACGAAGCGGCCCTGAGTAGTGGGGTAGCGGTTGTTGGCCAGCAGGGTTGCCGGGTTAACGGCGTCGAAGGCGGCCTCGTCACCGCCGAACAGGGTGTCAATGGTTTGTTGGCGAGTCCCCAGCGACGGCTCGGCCTGGCCGGAAAAATCGAGGAAGGAGCCGTAAGAGTCGGGGTGATTGGTCACAATCTGCAAGGCACAGGTGCCGCCGTAGCTCAAGCCGCCGATGGTCCAGCGCGACTGGTCAGCGACGACGCGGAACTTCTCCTTGACCATCTGCGGAACCTCACTAGACAGGTAGGTGTCCACCTTGTCCTTGGGCCCATCCACGCAACCCGGATTGCCGGTGAGTGATCCGGTGGCATCGACACTGATGACGATGGGGGAGAGACCGTCATGGGTGGACTGGTAGTCATCCGCGGTCTGCGAGGCCTCGCCCGCGCCGAACCATTGCGCCGGCTTGCCGGGATTACCCGCCAGAAGGACTAAAACGGGCAGCTCGCGGTCCGGCTTCGACCAATAGGCCGGCGGGACGTACGCCATGGCGTCGCGGGCGGCGAACCCGGGCGTGTGCATCGGCACAGTAACCAACGCACCGACTTCCCGGTCATTGACCGTGGGGGCAACCTGTTGGTTACGGAACTGATCGTAGGTCATCTCGACGGTCACGGGAATGGGATTGAGCGAGCGCAGCGTGGGGTACTGCTGGTAAATCACATTGGCCACCGCCCCGGCGTTGACCAGAGCAATGATCGCGAGAATACCCACCAGCCAGCGCCGCTGAACGATGGCGCACACCAGGACAAAGACGGCCGCCGACCCCGCGACGTACACCACCGCCGGGACCTTGTCTGGGAACGGATGCCACAGCTTTTCCAAGACGAACCAGACGATGACGCCGGTGAGGGCCGAACCGATGAGCGGATACCAGCGGGGCTTGCCCAACAGCGCAACCAGGGTGGTCACCACCGCGATGACCGCGATAAAGATTTGGGCAGTGGTGTCAGTTAGCGACACCAGAGGCAAGTGAATCATGGGCTTTAGTATGCGGCACCGAACATATTCCCGCGCTATCGACGGGCGAACTATCTGAAAATTCTTAAGTTTTGAACAGGGAGCAAGGACTACACTCGCTCCCGTGCCTTCACTCTTGGGATTGGTCCCCCGGCTCTTGCCGCGACCCCGCGCGACGTCGGACGGGGATCGCGTCGTGGTGTTATTACACGGCACCGGCTCCGAACCAGGTGTATTCCACAAGCTTGCCCGTGCCTTGCGCGCCCATGACATCCGCCCGCTTGCCCTGGCCTATGGCCGGCGCGGCACCGAAGACCTCGACCGCTCCGTGGAGGACATCGAACGTCAATTGCTCCAGATTGAGGCCCCGACCTTCGACATCGTCGGGCACTCTCTCGGTGGGTTGCTGGCCCTGAGGCTTGCGCACCGCCCCGCTCTGCGCGGCAGGATTGGAACGATCGTGGGCCTGGGCGCCGCCTGGCGCGGCGTTCCCGATCACGGGAGCCATCGCCTGACAAAAAAGGTGCTGGGCGAGTCCTTTGTCCAGGTCAAAACCGCTGAGCCTTTCCCCGCCGAGGTCCCGGAGGGAGTCACGATCGTCTCTATCGTCTCTGACGCGGACAAGGTCGTGCCCTCGTGGTCATCACGCCTGGGGCACGTCATTGAGCTCACCGGCGTCAGTCACAGCCGCCTTCTGCATGAGGTCCCGGTCGTTTTGGCCTCACTCGGGGTGCGGGCGCGCCCCTGAGAAAAACGCCCTCGTCCACGCCTCGTCTTTGTACTGGGCGGGAACCGCGCCACCGAGCAGGCGCCGGGCCAGCGCCCCCTCCCCGGGAAGCTCCGCATCTGAGCCCAGCAAAATGATGTTGCCGTAGCGGCGGCCTTTGAGCATCGCCGGATCAGCGATGACGGCGACGTGCTCGAACACCTCCGCCATGCCCGCCAACTCCGCCTTCGCATTGCTCAAATCAGGATGGTCGCCGCAGTTGGCCACGTACAACCCACCTGCCGAAAGGGAGGTGTTGACGGCGCGGAAGAACGACGGCGTCGATAAGCTTTGTGGCGTGACGGCGCCGGAAAAGACGTCCCGGATGATGATGTCCCGGCTGGCGGGATGAAACCCACGAGTAACCTCGCCGGCCTCACCGACGCGGATCTTCACCGTCGGGGCACGCGGGATGTCGAACCATTCGCGCACGTAAGCCGCCAATTTGGCATCGAGCTCCACCACCGTGTGCCGCGAGCTCGGCCACACATGCGCTAAGTAGCGGGCCATGGAGCAGGCCGCCCCACCAAGGTGCGTGACCCGGACCGAGGAAGGATCGGACACGACATCCTCGATGATCGCGGCCATCCACCGCATGTACTCGAAATCGAGCTGATCAGGCCGGCCGATCTGAATATGCGATGACGGCACGCCGTTGACCATGAGGGTCCAGGCATCCGGGTAAAAGTCATCCGGCACCAACTCAGCCGTGCCGGTGGAGATCTCATAGCTCCCCGTCGGCTTGTTTCGCGTTCTGCCCATGGCTGCCGAGTTTAGAGCAGGGAGTATTACACTGTGGGATCTGTACTCGATAGCGGGCAGGAAAATAGGGCACGAATATACGGAAGGAAACAATGCGCGTTCTGGTAGCGATGAGTGGCGGAGTCGATTCCTCGGTGGCCGCCGCCCGCATGGTGGAAGCGGGGCACGACGTCGTGGGCGTCCACCTCGCACTGTCACGCGATCCGCAGGCAGTGCGTGAATCCTCCCGTGGTTGCTGTTCGCTCGAGGATTCAGCCGATGCGCGCCGGGTGTGCGACAAGCTGGGTATCCCTTTCTATGTGTGGGACTTTTCCGATCGCTTCCAGGCCGACGTCATCGATGATTTCGTCGCCTCCTATGAGGTGGGGGAGACCCCGAACCCCTGCCTGCGCTGCAACGAGAAGATCAAGTTTGCCGCGCTCCTCGAACGGGGCTTGGCCTTGGGGTTTGATGCCGTGGCTACCGGCCACTACGCCTCCATCGATGCCGATGGTCACCTGCGCCGTTCCACCGATCCCGACAAGGATCAGTCCTATGTCCTTGGTGTGCTCACTCGCCACGAACTCGAGCATTGCCTCTTTCCCATCGGGGATACGCCCAAGCCGCTCATCCGCGAGGAGGCCGCCCGCCACGGCTTTTCCACGGCGTCGAAGCCCGATTCCTATGACATTTGCTTCATCCCCGACGGCAACACCCAAGCCTTCCTCGGCGCGCGCATCGGCGTTCGTCCCGGCCTCATCGTGGACACATCGGGAACGCCGTTGAAGGAGCACGACGGCGCCTGGAACTACACCATCGGACAACGTAAGGGCCTTGACCTGCGCAACCCGGCCGACGATGGTCGCCCGCGTTACGTCACGGATATCGACGCCGCCACCGGCACCGTCACCGTCGGGCCCCGCGCCGCGCTTGCCGTCACCGGAATCACCGCCGACCGGCTCAAGGTGCTGCACCCGGCCATGACCGGATCCTTGGACGCGATCGTGCAGGTCCGGGCCCATGGTGGCATCGCTGCCTGCCGCGCCGTCATCGACGGCGACACCATGACGCTGACCTTGGACAGCCCGTTGCAGGGTGTTGCGCGCGGCCAGGCCGCAGTACTGTACCTGCCCGACCCGGACGGGGACATTGTCCTCGGGTCCGGAACGATCAGCGGCACCCGATGACCGCGTATGGCTTGGGCGTCCTCCCCGGCACCTCGCTTATCGACGCCGCCGATGTCATCATCTCCGAAACCGGCCAGCTTCCGCACATCCCCCAACTTCCCGCCCGCGGGATCAGCTCCGATGCGGTCGGCCGCACGGCCGCCCTGCTCGAATCAGTAAGCGTCGATCGGGGACCCCGCTCCTGGATCCTCACTGACCGCCCCCAGCTGCTCACCCGACGCGTCGAGGACCAACTATCCCGCGACCTCGATGGCTGCGAAGAGGCCTGGGGTACCACTCTGGAGACGGTCAAGGTGCAGGTCACAGGCCCCTGGACGTTGGCCGGTTCCATCGAATTGGCCAACGGTCACCGCGTGCTCACCGATGGCGGCGCTCTCCGCGATCTCGCGGATGCCCTCATCGAGGGAATTCGCACCCACATGGCCGATGTCCACCGTCGGTTCGGAGCCGAGGTCATCGTGCAGCTGGATGAGCCGTTGCTGCCGATTGTCAACGTCGGCATGCCCGGCGCTTCCGACTTCCACCCCGTCCGCCCCGTCCACGCCAAGGACCTCGCCGAGCTGCTGTCCCGAGTCGTGGGGGGAGTACCGGGTCCGGTCTATCTCAACCAGACCGGCTACGCCCCGCTGTGGTCCGTCGCCCGCGAGTCGGGGGTAGAAACCGTCCAGGTCACCGTAGACCAGGTGTCCGGCACCACCCAGCTCGATTCGCTGGGCCAAGCAATCAGCTCCGGCCTGCGAGTCGGGCTCGGAATCACCACCCCGCGCGCCACGGAGTGCGAGGTCATGGGCCAGATCGCCCGGCTGTGGGATGAACTCGGCCTCGACCCCGCGCTGCTGGACACCCAGGTGGACATCCACCCGCGGGGAGGCTTCCCCACGGGATCGCTTCTCGACGCCGCCCGGGCCTACCGCCTCGCCGCCGCGATCCGGCCCGCGGAGGCTCTTTCTTAACGGAGAAAACGCCGGGGAGGTGATGCTCACCACGGTGGGTGATGAATATAAGGTTATCCTCCATGGCCGTGTCCCCGCAGTCTCAGCAGTCTCAGCAGCCGGAGCTCCCGCCGGTGGGTCCCGCGTGGGCTGGCACCCTCATGGGCACCTCCATCTCGTCGACGCTGAGCCTCATTCACGGATGGACGTGGCTGGCCTATGGCTTTCTCGTCATCGCCACCGTTGTCCTCGTCGTGTTGAGTATGGGCTGGCTAAGACACCGCAACCCGGGTTTTCACCAGGAGTTCATGGGCCCGTGGGGCATGGTCGCCATGGGCGTGCTGGCACTGGGAGCTGCCTGGACCGGTGTCACTGGAATGTGGAGCTTCCAACTCATCGCCTACGCGATCGCCTTGCCGCTGGGCCTGATCACCTGCCTGTGGCAGCTGCGTAAGTTCTCTGGCGCCCCGACGTTCCTCTGGGGGCTTGGCTTGGTGGCTCCCATGGTCGCGGCGACCTCGGGCGGGCAGCTCTTTGCTGCGGGGGTGTTGCCACGGGCCTTCTGGGTGATCTCGGTGGGCTGTTTCGCCCTCAGCTTCCTCACGGCCGTGCCCACCTTCGCCCGGGTCTACCTCGCCCTCATTCGGCGAACGACCTCCATTCCCGCGAGCATGGCCGGAAGCACGTGGATTCCCCTGGGCATCGCCGGGCAGTCCACCGCCGCCGCCCAGGTCCTCTTTTTCGGCGACAAGGCAGCGGTCATCTACGGCACGACCTTCTTCGTCGTGGCCATACCCATGTTCATCTATGCCGCTTATCGATACTGGGGAGCTGCCTTCACGTGGGCCAACTATTCCCCGGCGTGGTGGGGCGCCACCTTCCCCATTGGCACGATGAGCCTGGGCTGCCACTACCTTTCCTTGGCCACCGGCCTGGGATGGTGGGATGCCCTCAGCAGGATTTTCCTCGCCCTGGTGATCATCCACCTCTCCCTCAACACAGTTCGGGCCCTTAAGACTGCATAGGCCAACTCGTGTTGACCGTCTTCGGGTCCTTGCCCTGGCCTTCTAGGTAGCGGGCGAAATCCTTCTGCCGCTCGTAGTAGCCCACCGCCTGCGTTTCCATGAGCTCATCCGAATCCATGGTTCCCAACTCCGGCCACTGCTTCACCTGCTTCCAGGCAATCCGCGCGGCAGCCAACGCATCGGAGGTGGCCTCATGCGCATTTTCTAGCCGCACGCCATAGTGCTCCGACAAATCAGTCAGCGTTCGACGCCCAGGGCGGTAGCGGTCCTTGATCTTGTCCACCACGAATGGATCAAACACCGGTCCGGTGACAGTGAAATCACCGGTGAGCTTGCGCAAGACCGTCAGATCGTAGCTGGCATTAAACACCACGAGGGTGAGGCCATCCGCCCAGGCCTGCCGAATGGCCTGCACCGTATCCGCGAGCACTTCATCGTGGGGGCGGCCCTCGGCCCGAGCCTTCTCCGTGGTGATGCCGTGAATCTTCGCGGCCCCCTCCGGGATCTCCACCCCCGGATCGGCGAGGTGCTCGACGGCGCTGACATCCCTGCCATCAATGCGCACGAGGGCAGAGGTAACAATGCGTGCCTCCAGGGGGTTGGCGGAGGTGGTTTCCAAGTCAAAAGACAGCATTCGGGTGGCGTCGAAGTTCATGCCACTCACCCTAGCTTGCGCCCCAGACATGAATAGGCGAACGCCGCTGCATGCGCTGCTAGCAGCAGCGCAATGATCCACCACACCTCCACCCAGGGCAGCTTCCACGTCGCACTGATGATGAAGGCAAGCAACCACGTCGCCACCAGATCAGTCAACGAGGGGCGTTTCCGGAGAGACAGCACCAGGCTGCCGATGAGAAACAGGGCCAATCCCCAACCGATGAGCGCTCCCATTTAGATCGACCCCCACAGTGCGTACGCAATGTCCTCGACCCCGAGGTCAGTGTCACCGACGACGTACACCGCCTTGTTCGTGGCGCGATCCACAATGAGTATCGAAGAATAGCCAAAGGTCCCGCCATTGTGGGCCCGCGAGCCGTCCTCGCGCACGACCCAAGCAACGTCGGGGACAGTAGCGTGGCGGGCATATCGGGCCATATCGGCGGCGGTGGACCGCAGGCCGCCGGCCGGGAGGTAACTATCCATCTCCCAGGGCTCGGCTTCGCGGCCCGCAGCATTAAAGCCGCGGGGAGCATCTGGGGGCACGGAGCCGAACGTCATGAGGTAGCTGTCATCCATCCCGCTGGGGCCGAGGACTACGTCGTGGAGCAATTCTTCATAGGTGGTTCCCGCTTCCATGGCGAGGAGGTGACCCAACAAGGCGCTTCCCAGATTGGAATAGTTAAACTCACCGCGCTGGGAAAGCTCACTATCGGCGACCTCGGCCAGCAGCTCGTCGCGAGTGTGACCAGCGTAAGGGTTCCCGGCAGTCATCTGTAGGTAGATATCGCGGAACACGTTGGTCTTTCCCAGCCGGGGGAGCCCAGAGGTGTGATCGGCCAGCTCCCGCAGGGTGACATCAGCAATAGGCGCGCCGGGGACGTCGATGATCTCCCCGACGGTCTGCGAAT is a window from the Corynebacterium testudinoris genome containing:
- a CDS encoding alpha/beta hydrolase; this translates as MIHLPLVSLTDTTAQIFIAVIAVVTTLVALLGKPRWYPLIGSALTGVIVWFVLEKLWHPFPDKVPAVVYVAGSAAVFVLVCAIVQRRWLVGILAIIALVNAGAVANVIYQQYPTLRSLNPIPVTVEMTYDQFRNQQVAPTVNDREVGALVTVPMHTPGFAARDAMAYVPPAYWSKPDRELPVLVLLAGNPGKPAQWFGAGEASQTADDYQSTHDGLSPIVISVDATGSLTGNPGCVDGPKDKVDTYLSSEVPQMVKEKFRVVADQSRWTIGGLSYGGTCALQIVTNHPDSYGSFLDFSGQAEPSLGTRQQTIDTLFGGDEAAFDAVNPATLLANNRYPTTQGRFVAGEDDPSAEEALQHLNDLAQKAGMTTTYETVPGGHSYQVWRVALVETFEWAAQRGGL
- a CDS encoding esterase/lipase family protein; the encoded protein is MPSLLGLVPRLLPRPRATSDGDRVVVLLHGTGSEPGVFHKLARALRAHDIRPLALAYGRRGTEDLDRSVEDIERQLLQIEAPTFDIVGHSLGGLLALRLAHRPALRGRIGTIVGLGAAWRGVPDHGSHRLTKKVLGESFVQVKTAEPFPAEVPEGVTIVSIVSDADKVVPSWSSRLGHVIELTGVSHSRLLHEVPVVLASLGVRARP
- a CDS encoding spermidine synthase — its product is MGRTRNKPTGSYEISTGTAELVPDDFYPDAWTLMVNGVPSSHIQIGRPDQLDFEYMRWMAAIIEDVVSDPSSVRVTHLGGAACSMARYLAHVWPSSRHTVVELDAKLAAYVREWFDIPRAPTVKIRVGEAGEVTRGFHPASRDIIIRDVFSGAVTPQSLSTPSFFRAVNTSLSAGGLYVANCGDHPDLSNAKAELAGMAEVFEHVAVIADPAMLKGRRYGNIILLGSDAELPGEGALARRLLGGAVPAQYKDEAWTRAFFSGARPHPE
- the mnmA gene encoding tRNA 2-thiouridine(34) synthase MnmA; the protein is MRVLVAMSGGVDSSVAAARMVEAGHDVVGVHLALSRDPQAVRESSRGCCSLEDSADARRVCDKLGIPFYVWDFSDRFQADVIDDFVASYEVGETPNPCLRCNEKIKFAALLERGLALGFDAVATGHYASIDADGHLRRSTDPDKDQSYVLGVLTRHELEHCLFPIGDTPKPLIREEAARHGFSTASKPDSYDICFIPDGNTQAFLGARIGVRPGLIVDTSGTPLKEHDGAWNYTIGQRKGLDLRNPADDGRPRYVTDIDAATGTVTVGPRAALAVTGITADRLKVLHPAMTGSLDAIVQVRAHGGIAACRAVIDGDTMTLTLDSPLQGVARGQAAVLYLPDPDGDIVLGSGTISGTR
- a CDS encoding uroporphyrinogen decarboxylase/cobalamine-independent methonine synthase family protein: MTAYGLGVLPGTSLIDAADVIISETGQLPHIPQLPARGISSDAVGRTAALLESVSVDRGPRSWILTDRPQLLTRRVEDQLSRDLDGCEEAWGTTLETVKVQVTGPWTLAGSIELANGHRVLTDGGALRDLADALIEGIRTHMADVHRRFGAEVIVQLDEPLLPIVNVGMPGASDFHPVRPVHAKDLAELLSRVVGGVPGPVYLNQTGYAPLWSVARESGVETVQVTVDQVSGTTQLDSLGQAISSGLRVGLGITTPRATECEVMGQIARLWDELGLDPALLDTQVDIHPRGGFPTGSLLDAARAYRLAAAIRPAEALS
- a CDS encoding SLAC1 family transporter, which translates into the protein MAVSPQSQQSQQPELPPVGPAWAGTLMGTSISSTLSLIHGWTWLAYGFLVIATVVLVVLSMGWLRHRNPGFHQEFMGPWGMVAMGVLALGAAWTGVTGMWSFQLIAYAIALPLGLITCLWQLRKFSGAPTFLWGLGLVAPMVAATSGGQLFAAGVLPRAFWVISVGCFALSFLTAVPTFARVYLALIRRTTSIPASMAGSTWIPLGIAGQSTAAAQVLFFGDKAAVIYGTTFFVVAIPMFIYAAYRYWGAAFTWANYSPAWWGATFPIGTMSLGCHYLSLATGLGWWDALSRIFLALVIIHLSLNTVRALKTA
- a CDS encoding 3'-5' exonuclease; translation: MNFDATRMLSFDLETTSANPLEARIVTSALVRIDGRDVSAVEHLADPGVEIPEGAAKIHGITTEKARAEGRPHDEVLADTVQAIRQAWADGLTLVVFNASYDLTVLRKLTGDFTVTGPVFDPFVVDKIKDRYRPGRRTLTDLSEHYGVRLENAHEATSDALAAARIAWKQVKQWPELGTMDSDELMETQAVGYYERQKDFARYLEGQGKDPKTVNTSWPMQS